Proteins from a genomic interval of Shewanella seohaensis:
- a CDS encoding protein-glutamate methylesterase/protein-glutamine glutaminase: MTIKVLVVDDSALIRNLLGKMIEADSELSLVGMAADAYMAKDMVNQHRPDVITLDIEMPKVDGLTFLDRLMKARPTAVVMISSLTEEGADATFNALALGAVDFIPKPKLDSPQDFNEYQDLILEKIKSAAHAKLKTQRAAPAVVVQPSHKPALSNRVINTQLVAIGASTGGTEAILSLLQQFPAVMPPIVITQHMPPGFTRTFAERLNKLTRLNVKQAEDGERLLPCYVYIAPGDQHLEVIKVGGSFKTRLTQGDKVSGHRPSVDVLFNSVAECAGANTTAAILTGMGKDGADGMALIDEQGGKTFAQGEQSCVVFGMPREAIKRGVIHHVVELPQLADKMLNYLASLKRD; the protein is encoded by the coding sequence ATGACGATAAAAGTACTGGTGGTTGATGATTCGGCATTGATCCGTAACTTATTGGGCAAGATGATCGAAGCCGATAGCGAACTTTCCCTCGTGGGCATGGCCGCCGATGCCTACATGGCCAAGGATATGGTCAATCAGCATCGCCCCGATGTGATCACTTTAGATATTGAAATGCCTAAAGTGGATGGCTTGACCTTTTTAGACCGCTTAATGAAGGCTAGACCCACGGCGGTGGTGATGATTTCGTCGTTAACCGAAGAAGGCGCGGACGCTACATTTAACGCGCTCGCCCTCGGAGCGGTAGATTTTATCCCCAAGCCGAAATTAGATTCGCCCCAGGATTTTAATGAATACCAAGATTTAATTTTGGAGAAAATTAAATCGGCCGCCCACGCTAAACTGAAAACCCAACGAGCAGCTCCTGCCGTCGTGGTGCAACCTAGCCATAAACCCGCGCTGAGCAACCGAGTAATCAACACGCAATTGGTGGCAATAGGCGCCTCCACTGGCGGTACCGAAGCCATTTTGTCACTGTTACAGCAGTTTCCGGCGGTGATGCCACCGATTGTGATCACCCAACATATGCCACCGGGCTTTACTCGCACTTTTGCTGAGCGGCTAAATAAACTCACCCGTTTGAATGTCAAACAGGCTGAAGATGGCGAACGTTTGCTGCCCTGTTATGTGTATATTGCGCCGGGGGATCAGCATTTAGAAGTGATTAAGGTCGGCGGCAGTTTTAAGACCCGCTTGACCCAGGGCGACAAGGTGAGTGGCCATAGGCCGTCGGTCGATGTGCTATTTAACTCGGTTGCCGAGTGCGCGGGGGCCAATACCACTGCGGCGATTTTAACTGGGATGGGCAAAGATGGCGCCGATGGGATGGCGTTAATCGATGAACAGGGCGGTAAAACCTTTGCGCAGGGAGAGCAGAGTTGTGTGGTGTTCGGCATGCCAAGGGAAGCGATCAAACGCGGCGTTATCCATCATGTCGTCGAACTGCCGCAACTGGCGGATAAGATGCTCAATTATTTAGCCTCGCTTAAGCGAGACTAA
- a CDS encoding SRPBCC family protein, producing MPNNTGTVKLHRVLRAPAALVYKAFTDKAALERWLPPFGFVGTIHEFELAVGSGYSMSFTQFATGHSHSFKVIYTELIPNTLIRHTDQFDDEHLPGVMQVTIALTEVSCGTNLQIVQEGIPAVIPEEMCYLGWQESLTQLAALVEAKTE from the coding sequence ATGCCCAATAACACAGGTACAGTGAAGTTACATAGAGTGCTACGCGCGCCTGCGGCGTTAGTCTACAAGGCGTTTACCGATAAAGCGGCCCTAGAGCGTTGGTTACCACCTTTCGGCTTTGTGGGAACGATTCATGAGTTTGAATTAGCCGTTGGGTCAGGGTATTCCATGAGTTTTACCCAATTTGCGACTGGGCACAGTCACTCCTTTAAGGTGATCTATACCGAGCTTATCCCCAACACACTTATTCGCCATACCGACCAATTTGATGATGAACATCTGCCTGGGGTGATGCAGGTGACTATCGCGTTAACCGAGGTCTCCTGCGGTACCAATTTGCAGATAGTGCAGGAGGGTATCCCAGCCGTGATCCCAGAGGAGATGTGTTACTTAGGCTGGCAGGAATCATTAACGCAACTTGCTGCTTTGGTGGAAGCGAAGACGGAATGA
- a CDS encoding nuclease-related domain-containing protein: MKQELKDEDFRLYRNLILPMDEITEGTPALTEVDLVLLTHFGVFVLEVKNYSGWIFGGEKQAQWTQKIFTKQTRFKNPLHQNYKHCLAVAHCLGLVEGLHSVVVFSDEASFKTPLPKNVVNESGLLSLIAQYKGQITETSNSTNLAFTLAAERLDIAQQQSDSDAKSLHLMQFKHRRVEPTISS; the protein is encoded by the coding sequence CTGAAACAAGAACTCAAAGATGAGGACTTCCGACTTTACCGCAATTTAATTTTACCTATGGATGAGATAACTGAAGGTACGCCTGCTTTGACAGAGGTGGATTTAGTTTTACTGACCCATTTCGGCGTGTTCGTCCTTGAAGTTAAAAATTACTCCGGCTGGATATTTGGCGGCGAGAAGCAAGCCCAGTGGACGCAAAAAATCTTTACCAAACAAACCCGCTTTAAAAATCCTCTCCATCAGAACTATAAACATTGTTTGGCGGTTGCCCATTGCTTAGGGTTAGTCGAAGGGCTCCATTCGGTCGTAGTGTTTAGCGATGAGGCTAGCTTTAAAACGCCGTTGCCTAAAAATGTGGTGAATGAGTCGGGACTTTTGAGTTTAATCGCTCAATATAAAGGGCAAATAACGGAAACCTCTAACAGCACAAATCTGGCATTCACTCTCGCCGCAGAACGGCTGGATATCGCTCAGCAGCAGTCGGACTCTGATGCTAAGTCATTGCACTTAATGCAGTTTAAGCATCGCCGCGTTGAGCCAACCATTTCAAGCTGA
- a CDS encoding ABC-F family ATPase: MISTANITMQFGPEPLFENISAKFGNGNRYGLIGANGCGKSTFMKILSGALAPTSGNVSITPGLKVGTLSQDQFAFEQYTVIDAVIMGDTQLWKIKQERDAIYAKPDMTEEDGMRVGDLESEFAEMDGYSAESRAGEILIEAGIEESFHYGPMSQVAPGWKLRVLLAQALFANPDILLLDEPTNNLDIHTISWLETELNKRKCTMIIISHDRHFLNAVCTHMADIDYGELRIYPGNYEYFLEQSALQREQLLSSNAKKSAEIEELQDFVNRFGANASKAKLASSRAKRMDKIKLDEVKSSSRIAPSIRFAPGKKMHRQALVLENLAHGFDGELLFKGGDLILEAGAKLAIIGENGVGKTTLLRCLVNELIHNQGVIKWSENASIGYCPQDSTSDFDNDLTIIEWMDQWRQPKHNDLMVRAMLGRLLFTEDDANKKAKNCSGGEKNRLIFGKLMMQDINVIIMDEPTNHMDMEAIESLNNALKDFEGTLIFVSHDREFVSSLATRIIDIRDRKLVNFQGTFDEYLANLASA; the protein is encoded by the coding sequence TTGATCTCTACCGCAAATATCACCATGCAATTCGGCCCAGAGCCATTATTTGAAAATATCTCGGCAAAATTTGGCAACGGCAACCGTTATGGTTTGATTGGCGCAAACGGCTGCGGCAAATCGACTTTTATGAAGATCTTAAGTGGCGCCCTCGCCCCAACCTCGGGCAATGTGTCTATCACGCCGGGGTTAAAGGTCGGCACCCTAAGCCAAGATCAATTCGCCTTCGAGCAATACACAGTTATCGATGCGGTGATCATGGGCGATACCCAGCTGTGGAAAATCAAGCAAGAGCGTGACGCGATTTATGCCAAACCCGATATGACCGAAGAAGACGGCATGCGTGTGGGCGATCTCGAGAGTGAATTCGCCGAAATGGACGGCTACAGCGCAGAGAGCCGCGCGGGCGAAATTCTGATTGAAGCCGGTATCGAAGAATCCTTCCACTATGGCCCTATGTCACAGGTTGCCCCCGGTTGGAAACTGCGCGTACTGTTAGCCCAAGCCCTGTTTGCTAACCCCGATATTCTGCTGCTCGACGAGCCCACCAACAACTTGGATATTCACACCATCAGTTGGCTCGAAACTGAGCTGAATAAGCGCAAATGCACCATGATCATCATTTCCCACGACAGACACTTCTTAAATGCTGTCTGTACCCATATGGCGGATATCGATTACGGTGAACTGCGGATTTATCCCGGTAACTACGAATACTTCCTCGAGCAATCGGCCCTGCAGCGCGAACAACTGCTGTCGAGCAACGCCAAGAAGAGCGCCGAGATTGAAGAACTACAGGACTTCGTTAACCGCTTTGGGGCTAACGCCTCTAAGGCAAAACTCGCCAGCTCACGCGCCAAGCGCATGGACAAAATTAAGCTGGATGAGGTCAAATCCTCCAGCCGTATTGCGCCATCGATTCGCTTCGCGCCGGGCAAAAAGATGCACCGTCAGGCATTGGTGCTTGAGAACCTCGCCCACGGTTTTGATGGCGAATTATTATTCAAAGGCGGCGATTTAATCCTCGAAGCCGGTGCAAAGCTTGCGATTATCGGCGAGAACGGCGTAGGTAAAACGACTTTATTACGCTGTTTAGTCAATGAGTTAATCCATAATCAAGGCGTGATTAAGTGGTCCGAAAACGCTTCCATTGGTTACTGCCCTCAGGACAGCACCAGCGACTTCGATAATGATTTGACTATTATTGAATGGATGGACCAATGGCGTCAGCCAAAACACAACGATTTAATGGTGCGAGCCATGTTAGGTCGTTTGCTGTTTACCGAAGATGATGCCAACAAAAAAGCGAAAAACTGCTCAGGTGGTGAGAAAAACCGTTTAATTTTCGGCAAGTTAATGATGCAAGATATCAACGTCATCATTATGGACGAACCGACTAACCATATGGATATGGAAGCGATTGAATCCTTAAATAATGCCCTCAAAGATTTTGAAGGCACATTGATTTTCGTCAGCCACGACCGCGAGTTCGTGTCCTCGTTAGCGACCCGCATTATCGATATTCGGGATAGAAAATTGGTGAACTTCCAAGGAACCTTTGATGAGTATCTGGCAAACCTTGCCAGTGCATAA
- a CDS encoding chemotaxis protein CheW, giving the protein MDNRTNTVSKQEYSVHDEVEFLSFVLGEEHYALDIMSVKEIRGYEPVTKIANAPSFIKGVLNLRGDIVPIVDLRMKFAVGSATYNEFTIVIMLNVFDRIVGIVVDAVSDVIKLAAEEILPAPEFGVAFDSRYLKGLATVEDKMIILVNIQALISSDELGLIDANSLSDQE; this is encoded by the coding sequence ATGGATAACCGCACGAACACGGTGAGTAAGCAGGAGTACAGCGTCCACGATGAGGTCGAGTTTTTAAGTTTTGTGCTGGGTGAAGAGCATTATGCGCTCGACATTATGTCGGTGAAGGAGATCCGCGGGTATGAGCCTGTCACCAAAATCGCCAATGCGCCGAGTTTTATCAAAGGCGTACTGAATCTTAGGGGCGATATCGTACCGATTGTCGATTTAAGGATGAAGTTTGCCGTGGGCAGTGCGACCTACAACGAGTTCACCATCGTCATTATGTTGAATGTGTTTGACCGTATCGTCGGGATTGTCGTCGATGCGGTGTCGGATGTGATTAAACTCGCCGCCGAAGAAATTCTACCCGCCCCCGAATTTGGGGTGGCCTTCGATAGCCGTTACCTCAAGGGGCTGGCAACGGTAGAAGACAAGATGATCATTTTGGTAAATATACAGGCTCTGATCAGCAGTGATGAGCTGGGTCTAATTGATGCAAATAGTCTGTCTGATCAGGAGTAA
- a CDS encoding chemotaxis protein CheA, with amino-acid sequence MEQLLLALDLDAPDPEELNTIFRAAHSIKGGSGIFGFTALTSVTHVMENLLDKTRKGTFELSSSVIDLLLRTVDTLSHILNLYREEEPIDWQQVEFAKNQLVAALNGEPFSTQTANVTSGVSAANANHQSEDKPLQAAVKPSVATQSVDDSFGFFEDEVELGLVDETEHFGFFDEAYTAKEIRAEDIHASTVTEQSSTPQELTVADLAANQVATVSDDALDDELGYGFFESLTPETFATEIDALTSTSVKEKSITNQVPAPRAEADTSKSQSTRAKKPAQEVCKQPAKSAAKAEAMPPQSSTSTIGSASGSSSQPAAKKASAASQDATLRVETSKIDTLVNLAGELVITQSMLTLIGNELGGELGERLKTALNELERNTREMQEAVMSVRMLPVSFVFNRFHRLVRDLSDQLGKNVSLVIEGGNTEIDKGMIEKLVDPLTHLVRNSLDHGIEKPEKRLAEGKSEAGVLSLKASQRGGSIVIAVHDDGGGLNRERILQKARENGMALPENMTDKQVWQLIFAAGFSTAAEVTDVSGRGVGMDVVRKNIEALGGRIDIDSVAGQGATFEIQLPLTLAIVDGMSVSVGNQIYILPLVHIIESIQPQTEQLKFLAKERLLRVREEYLPLLNLYQLMEIEPQAKTPEAGIVVLLESNNKRFGLCVDALVGQQQVVIKSLEKHYRRIPGVSGATIMGDGSVALILDVESLALHIKN; translated from the coding sequence ATGGAGCAATTGCTCCTTGCATTAGATTTAGACGCCCCCGATCCCGAAGAATTAAATACCATTTTCCGCGCTGCCCATTCGATTAAAGGGGGCAGTGGCATCTTTGGTTTTACCGCGCTGACTAGCGTGACCCACGTAATGGAGAATTTGCTCGATAAAACCCGAAAGGGCACGTTTGAGCTTTCCTCTTCTGTCATTGATCTCTTGCTTCGTACCGTGGATACCCTTTCACATATTTTAAACCTCTATCGGGAAGAGGAACCCATCGATTGGCAGCAGGTGGAATTTGCCAAAAACCAGCTGGTGGCAGCCTTAAATGGTGAACCCTTTTCCACTCAAACCGCTAATGTGACAAGTGGGGTAAGCGCTGCTAATGCCAATCATCAGAGCGAAGATAAACCCTTACAAGCAGCGGTTAAGCCAAGTGTAGCGACTCAATCAGTAGACGATAGCTTCGGTTTTTTTGAGGATGAAGTGGAGCTAGGGTTAGTCGATGAAACGGAACATTTCGGCTTTTTTGATGAGGCCTATACCGCAAAGGAAATCCGCGCCGAGGATATTCACGCATCTACTGTAACTGAGCAGAGTTCGACACCGCAGGAACTGACGGTTGCTGATCTGGCTGCCAATCAAGTCGCGACTGTTAGCGACGATGCGCTAGATGATGAATTAGGCTACGGCTTTTTTGAATCATTAACACCCGAAACATTCGCCACTGAAATTGATGCCTTAACTTCAACATCGGTCAAAGAGAAGTCCATCACTAATCAGGTGCCAGCGCCTCGAGCAGAAGCGGACACTTCAAAGTCGCAATCGACTCGAGCCAAAAAGCCCGCACAAGAAGTCTGTAAACAGCCTGCCAAATCGGCGGCTAAAGCCGAGGCAATGCCGCCACAATCTTCTACTTCAACCATAGGCTCTGCATCCGGCAGCAGTAGTCAACCCGCAGCGAAAAAGGCCAGTGCCGCCAGCCAAGATGCCACGTTGAGGGTAGAAACCTCCAAGATAGATACGCTAGTTAATCTTGCGGGTGAATTGGTGATCACCCAATCCATGCTCACCCTTATCGGTAATGAGCTGGGCGGCGAATTAGGTGAGCGGCTAAAAACGGCGCTTAATGAGTTAGAACGCAATACCCGGGAAATGCAGGAAGCTGTCATGTCGGTGCGCATGTTACCCGTGTCGTTCGTGTTTAACCGTTTTCATCGACTGGTGCGGGATTTATCGGATCAGCTTGGCAAAAATGTCAGTCTGGTGATTGAGGGCGGTAACACTGAAATTGATAAGGGGATGATTGAAAAGTTAGTCGATCCGCTCACCCACCTTGTTCGTAACAGTCTTGACCATGGTATTGAAAAACCAGAAAAAAGACTTGCAGAAGGCAAAAGTGAAGCCGGTGTCTTGTCCCTTAAAGCCAGTCAGCGCGGCGGCAGTATAGTGATCGCCGTCCACGATGATGGTGGCGGTTTAAACCGTGAGCGCATTTTGCAAAAGGCTCGGGAAAATGGCATGGCGTTGCCCGAGAACATGACGGACAAACAAGTGTGGCAATTAATTTTTGCTGCAGGGTTCTCAACGGCGGCTGAGGTTACCGATGTCTCGGGGCGCGGCGTGGGTATGGACGTGGTGCGCAAGAATATTGAGGCCTTAGGTGGTCGGATTGATATTGATTCCGTGGCGGGTCAGGGCGCGACCTTCGAAATCCAGCTTCCCCTTACCTTAGCCATTGTCGATGGCATGAGCGTCAGCGTAGGTAATCAAATCTATATCTTACCTTTAGTACACATTATCGAATCGATACAACCGCAAACCGAGCAGCTTAAATTTTTGGCCAAAGAGCGGTTACTCAGGGTGCGGGAAGAATATTTACCCCTGCTAAACCTCTATCAATTAATGGAAATAGAACCCCAAGCCAAGACGCCAGAAGCCGGCATAGTGGTCTTGCTCGAAAGCAATAATAAACGCTTTGGCCTGTGTGTCGATGCTCTCGTCGGGCAGCAACAAGTGGTGATCAAGAGCCTTGAAAAACACTATCGGCGGATCCCCGGCGTATCGGGGGCGACCATCATGGGCGATGGCAGCGTGGCCTTGATCCTCGATGTTGAATCACTTGCACTGCATATCAAAAATTAA
- a CDS encoding methyl-accepting chemotaxis protein, whose translation MGIFNVFGNEEARQQKEEELQRYFQLLDNSGNSFMIADSNRNIIYANKAVLNMLSEAEADIRKELPQFSVAKVVGSNIDIFHKNPAHQRNMLERLTQSHTAQITIGKRTFKLILTPIITRENKHLGTGVEWIDRTESIESERATQRILEALNNTSTNVMIADANRTIIYMNRSVESMLRQSENEIRQALPHFSVDKILGSSMDIFHKNPAHQASLLDKLDRKYESQIKVASCHFRLTASPIISKTGERLGSVVEWLDRTVEVQIEQEISRIVNAAAAGDFSQRAETQGKQGFFLMLANSLNALIETSDRGLQDVARVLMALAEGDLTTRIYNDYEGTFNDLKNYSNQTAEKLSYMIRDIQKAADTINTASSEIAQGNADLSSRTEEQASSLEQTSASMEELTGTVKLNADNASQANALASKAADVAVDGGELIQQVVQTMASINESARKIADIIGVIDGIAFQTNILALNAAVEAARAGEQGRGFAVVASEVRSLAQRSANAAKDIKALISDSVTKIESGNSLVGKSGDTMKEIVIAIKRVNDIMAEIASASNEQAIGIDEISKAVVQMDEMTQQNAALVEEAAAAAESMQSQAQQLADSVANFTVDEDTTAAPKPVASHKKLAVKPPSTVTRMPVKPKAMAPKVNKADQDEWEDF comes from the coding sequence ATGGGTATTTTCAATGTGTTTGGAAATGAAGAGGCGCGCCAGCAAAAGGAAGAGGAGCTGCAACGCTATTTCCAATTATTAGATAACAGCGGCAACAGCTTTATGATCGCCGACAGCAACCGCAATATTATCTACGCCAATAAAGCGGTATTGAATATGTTATCCGAGGCTGAGGCGGACATTCGCAAAGAGCTGCCGCAGTTCTCTGTGGCCAAGGTGGTGGGCAGTAATATCGATATTTTCCATAAAAATCCGGCTCATCAACGCAATATGCTCGAGCGCCTTACCCAATCCCATACGGCGCAAATCACCATAGGAAAGCGGACTTTTAAGCTGATCCTGACGCCCATTATCACCCGTGAAAATAAACACTTAGGTACGGGGGTTGAATGGATTGATAGAACGGAGAGCATAGAGTCCGAGCGGGCGACGCAGCGCATTTTAGAGGCGCTGAATAATACCAGTACCAATGTGATGATCGCCGATGCCAACCGCACCATCATCTATATGAACCGCTCGGTGGAATCGATGCTGCGCCAATCGGAGAATGAGATCAGGCAAGCGCTGCCGCATTTCTCCGTCGATAAAATTCTTGGCAGCTCTATGGATATTTTCCATAAGAATCCTGCCCATCAAGCCAGTCTGTTAGATAAGCTCGACCGTAAATATGAATCGCAAATCAAAGTGGCCAGTTGTCACTTCCGCTTAACCGCAAGCCCGATTATTTCCAAAACGGGTGAGCGGTTAGGTTCAGTTGTCGAATGGCTCGACCGCACGGTCGAAGTGCAAATCGAGCAGGAAATCTCGCGCATCGTCAATGCGGCTGCGGCGGGGGATTTCTCCCAACGGGCTGAGACACAAGGTAAGCAGGGCTTCTTCTTAATGCTGGCGAACAGCCTCAATGCCTTGATTGAAACCTCGGATCGCGGTCTACAGGATGTGGCGCGGGTGTTGATGGCGCTAGCCGAAGGCGATTTAACCACGCGTATCTATAACGATTACGAAGGCACCTTTAATGATTTGAAAAACTATTCAAATCAAACCGCTGAAAAGCTCTCTTACATGATAAGAGACATTCAAAAGGCCGCCGATACCATTAATACCGCCTCTTCAGAAATCGCTCAGGGCAATGCTGATTTGTCGAGCCGCACTGAGGAGCAAGCATCGAGTCTTGAACAAACTTCGGCGAGTATGGAAGAACTGACAGGCACGGTGAAGCTAAATGCCGACAACGCCAGTCAGGCTAATGCGCTTGCCTCTAAGGCCGCCGATGTTGCCGTCGATGGGGGCGAACTTATCCAGCAAGTGGTACAAACCATGGCATCGATTAACGAATCGGCACGCAAGATTGCCGATATTATCGGTGTTATTGATGGCATAGCCTTCCAAACCAATATCTTAGCGCTAAATGCGGCGGTCGAAGCGGCTAGAGCCGGCGAGCAAGGTCGTGGATTTGCGGTGGTGGCCTCAGAGGTGAGAAGTTTGGCCCAACGTTCGGCCAATGCAGCCAAGGACATTAAAGCCTTGATCTCCGACTCGGTGACCAAAATCGAAAGCGGTAACAGCTTAGTCGGCAAATCCGGCGACACCATGAAAGAAATCGTCATCGCCATTAAACGGGTGAACGACATCATGGCCGAAATTGCCTCAGCCTCGAATGAGCAGGCGATCGGTATCGATGAGATCAGTAAAGCCGTAGTGCAAATGGATGAAATGACACAGCAAAACGCGGCCTTAGTGGAGGAAGCCGCCGCCGCAGCCGAAAGCATGCAATCGCAGGCGCAGCAGTTAGCGGACAGTGTGGCCAACTTTACCGTGGACGAAGACACCACAGCTGCGCCAAAACCCGTGGCGAGCCACAAGAAGTTAGCGGTAAAACCGCCATCGACTGTGACTCGCATGCCCGTTAAACCTAAGGCGATGGCGCCAAAGGTCAATAAAGCCGACCAAGATGAATGGGAAGATTTTTGA
- a CDS encoding CheR family methyltransferase produces the protein MSEHQPLGKEFVFTAAHFNTVKTRLYQFAGIKLADSKDAMVYSRLVRRIRALKLAGFTAYFEYLQAHESEHQEFINALTTNQTAFFREPHHFEILKQYLQAHPHTKRIWCAASSTGEEPYSIAMVVAEHFGRFNTPIEIIASDIDSGVLKKAQLGIYPIERIEAVNADRKKAFFQRGRGAQQGNVRVVPELKQMLQFTRLNLVDEFWSIKTPIDVIFCRNVMIYFDKTTQESILKHMMLSLADDGLYIAGHSENFNMFPQIIKPVGQTTYKAVKGA, from the coding sequence TTGAGCGAACATCAACCTCTAGGGAAAGAGTTTGTTTTTACGGCGGCGCACTTTAATACGGTGAAAACTCGGCTGTACCAATTTGCCGGCATTAAGTTAGCCGACAGTAAAGACGCCATGGTGTACAGCCGTTTAGTCCGGCGGATAAGGGCGCTCAAGTTAGCGGGATTTACTGCGTATTTTGAGTATTTGCAGGCGCACGAGAGTGAACATCAGGAGTTTATTAATGCGCTAACGACTAATCAGACGGCGTTCTTTCGCGAGCCCCATCACTTTGAGATCTTAAAACAATATTTACAGGCTCACCCGCACACCAAAAGGATCTGGTGTGCGGCCAGTAGCACGGGGGAAGAGCCTTACTCCATTGCTATGGTGGTCGCGGAACATTTCGGCCGCTTTAACACGCCCATCGAAATCATTGCTTCGGATATCGACAGCGGCGTACTGAAAAAGGCGCAACTGGGCATCTATCCTATCGAGCGTATCGAGGCGGTAAATGCCGATCGCAAGAAGGCGTTTTTTCAGCGAGGGCGTGGGGCACAACAAGGCAATGTGCGCGTGGTGCCAGAGCTCAAACAGATGCTGCAGTTTACCCGGCTCAATTTAGTCGATGAGTTTTGGTCAATCAAGACGCCAATCGATGTGATTTTTTGTCGAAACGTGATGATTTATTTCGATAAAACTACGCAGGAAAGCATCCTTAAACACATGATGCTTTCCCTTGCCGATGATGGACTCTACATCGCAGGCCATTCGGAGAACTTTAATATGTTCCCCCAAATCATAAAGCCAGTAGGCCAGACAACCTACAAGGCGGTAAAGGGAGCTTGA